A window of Phyllobacterium sp. T1293 contains these coding sequences:
- the serA gene encoding phosphoglycerate dehydrogenase, with protein MAPRVLVSDKLSPTAVQIFKDRGVEVDYLPDLGKDKDKLAEVISQYDGLAIRSATKVTEKLIAAATNLKVIGRAGIGVDNVDIPAASRRGIIVMNTPFGNSITTAEHAVALMFAVARELPEADASTRAGKWEKNRFMGVEITGKTLGVIGCGNIGSIVATRGVGLKMHVIAFDPFLSEGRAEELGVEKVELDELLARADFISLHTPMTDKTRGIINAESIAKMKDGVRIINCARGGLIVEKDLVAALKAGKVAGAGIDVFEVEPATENELFSLPNVVCTPHLGASTSEAQENVALQVAEQMSDYLIKGAVSNAINMPSITAEEAPRLKPFVKLAEVLGAFVGQVTDEPIQEVEVLFDGSTAGMNTRALVSAALAGLIRPQVADVNMVSAPVMVKERGIILSEVRRDKSGVFDGYIKLTVKSASLTRSIAGTCFSDGKPRFIQIKGINLDAEVGQHMLYTTNNDTPGMIGMLGTICGKNGVNIANFSLGRDNPGGNAIAMLYLDERIPDHVLEELRVNKAIVSAKPLEFDIG; from the coding sequence ATGGCACCGCGCGTACTCGTATCTGATAAGCTCTCCCCAACCGCCGTACAGATCTTCAAGGATCGCGGTGTTGAAGTCGATTATCTGCCTGACCTTGGCAAGGACAAGGACAAACTGGCCGAAGTGATCAGCCAATATGATGGTCTTGCCATCCGTTCGGCCACCAAGGTCACGGAAAAGCTGATCGCTGCCGCGACCAATCTGAAAGTCATTGGCCGCGCTGGTATCGGCGTCGACAATGTCGATATTCCTGCTGCCTCGCGTCGCGGTATCATCGTGATGAACACGCCTTTCGGCAATTCCATCACCACTGCGGAACATGCCGTAGCGCTGATGTTTGCCGTGGCGCGCGAACTGCCTGAGGCTGATGCTTCGACCCGTGCGGGCAAGTGGGAAAAGAACCGCTTCATGGGTGTCGAGATCACCGGCAAGACGCTGGGTGTTATTGGCTGCGGCAATATCGGCTCGATTGTTGCCACGCGCGGCGTCGGCCTCAAGATGCATGTCATCGCGTTCGACCCCTTCCTGTCGGAAGGCCGAGCCGAGGAATTGGGTGTTGAGAAGGTCGAACTTGACGAATTGCTCGCCCGGGCAGATTTCATCAGCCTGCACACACCGATGACCGACAAGACACGCGGCATTATCAATGCTGAATCCATTGCCAAGATGAAAGATGGTGTTCGTATCATCAATTGCGCTCGCGGCGGTCTGATTGTTGAGAAAGATCTGGTTGCAGCACTGAAAGCAGGCAAGGTCGCCGGTGCCGGTATCGACGTGTTCGAGGTGGAGCCTGCCACAGAGAACGAACTGTTCAGCCTGCCAAACGTTGTCTGCACCCCGCATCTCGGCGCATCGACAAGCGAAGCACAGGAAAATGTCGCGTTGCAGGTTGCCGAGCAGATGTCGGATTATCTGATCAAGGGTGCCGTTTCCAACGCGATTAACATGCCATCGATTACGGCAGAGGAAGCGCCGCGCCTGAAGCCTTTCGTCAAGCTGGCGGAAGTGCTGGGGGCTTTCGTTGGTCAGGTCACTGACGAGCCGATCCAGGAAGTCGAAGTGCTGTTTGACGGCTCGACCGCTGGAATGAACACGCGGGCGCTGGTCAGTGCCGCCTTGGCCGGTTTGATCCGCCCGCAGGTGGCCGATGTGAACATGGTTTCGGCGCCTGTTATGGTGAAGGAACGGGGTATCATCCTTTCCGAAGTGCGCCGTGACAAATCAGGTGTGTTTGACGGTTACATCAAGCTGACGGTCAAATCCGCATCGCTAACCCGCTCCATTGCCGGTACATGCTTCTCCGATGGCAAGCCACGTTTCATCCAGATCAAGGGTATCAATCTTGATGCCGAAGTTGGCCAGCACATGCTCTATACGACCAACAACGACACGCCGGGTATGATTGGCATGCTGGGAACGATCTGCGGCAAGAATGGCGTCAACATTGCCAACTTCTCGCTGGGCCGCGATAATCCGGGCGGAAATGCCATCGCCATGCTCTATCTCGATGAGCGGATTCCGGATCATGTTCTGGAAGAACTGCGTGTTAATAAGGCCATTGTTTCGGCCAAGCCGCTGGAATTTGACATCGGCTGA
- a CDS encoding GNAT family N-acetyltransferase, with product MAASSTHALNWRLMEAGDLASVIAMAAVIHTDFYEDDAVYLERMRLYGKGCSVLEGHNGELFGYAITHPWQLYTTPALNSLLGQIPEHPTTYYLHDIALMSASRGSGAAPRIVSILADQAKAEGLETMSLVSVNNSVGFWQKQGFEVVSRPELDAKLKSYSDDACFMVRKLI from the coding sequence ATGGCAGCATCTTCAACACATGCACTGAACTGGCGTTTGATGGAAGCGGGGGATCTCGCTTCTGTCATCGCTATGGCGGCCGTCATCCATACGGATTTTTATGAGGATGATGCGGTTTATCTGGAGCGTATGCGTCTTTATGGTAAAGGCTGCTCTGTGCTGGAAGGGCACAACGGCGAATTGTTTGGCTATGCGATTACCCATCCATGGCAGCTTTACACAACGCCTGCGCTCAATAGCCTGCTTGGGCAGATACCCGAACATCCAACAACCTATTATCTGCACGATATAGCGCTGATGTCCGCATCACGCGGTAGTGGCGCTGCGCCGCGCATTGTTTCGATCTTAGCCGATCAGGCAAAGGCGGAAGGGCTTGAAACCATGTCGCTGGTCTCGGTCAACAACTCGGTCGGCTTCTGGCAGAAGCAGGGATTTGAGGTGGTGAGCCGCCCGGAACTCGACGCAAAGCTCAAATCCTATTCTGATGATGCCTGTTTCATGGTGCGAAAGCTCATCTGA